The Archangium primigenium genomic interval AAGCAGGGGCGCACCGCCGGCGGCACGCCCGTGGGCAGCGTGGAGGACTCGGCCTATTTCCCCCGGCCCCTCCAGCCACTGCTCGCGCGCGTCTTCGCCGTGCCCGGCGCCGTGGCCCATCTGCCGGACGTGGAGTCGTGCCGGTACGTGACGCTGTGGTTCCTCGTGGCGCGCGGGGACCTGGCGCTCTTGAGCGTGTGGAACCCGAGCTTCCTCACCCTGCTCATGGACGCGCTGGAGCGGCACGGCGAGCGCCTCGCGGAGGATCTGGCGCGGGGCTTCTGCCGGCCACCGGGCGCCGAGCGTGAAGAGGTGCGCGCGGCGCTGGCCCGGATGCGCTTCTCGCCGCATCCGGAGCGGGCCCGGGTGCTGCGCGAGGCGCTGCGCGCGGACGTGCGAGGCCCCGTGCTCTGGCCCCGGCTCGCGCTCCTGAGCATGTGGACGGAGGCCCAGGCGGAGCGGGCCGTGGCGCCCGCGTGCCGTCACTTCCCCGGCGTGGAGGTGCAGGGCAAGGGGCTGCTCGCCACCGAGGGCATCGTCACGCTGCCGCTCGTCTCGGCGCCCGCGCCGGTGCTCGCCGTGCGCAGCCACTTCTTCGAGTTCCTCGACCCCGCGCACCCCGAGGCCCGCCCCCGGCTCGCCCACGAGTTGGAGCAAGGGCGGGAGTACGCCGTGGTGCTGTCCACGTCCGGGGGGCTCGTGCGCTACCAGTTGGGCGATCGGGTCCGGGTGGAGGGCTTCCACCAGGCCACGCCCTGCCTGCGCTTCCTCGGGCGGGCGGATGCGGTGTGCGATCTGGTGGGCGAGAAGCTGTCGTCCTCCCGCGTGTCCCACGTGCTCGCCACCACGCTGCCGGCGCTGCTCGGCCAGCGGCCCGCCTTCGCCATGATGGCGCCCGAGTGGGAGCCGCCCGCCGCGCCCCCCGAGTACCGGCTCTTCCTCGACACCGACGCGCCCCCCGCGCGGCTGGAGGAGGCCGCCCACGCGCTGGAGCGTGTCCTGTGCGAGGGCTTCCACTACCGCTACGCCCGGGAACTCGGGCAGCTCGGCCCCTTGCGCGTGCTGCGCGTCTCCGGGGGCGCGCGCCGCTACGAGGCCCGCTGCATCGCGCTCGGCCAGCGGGCCGGCGACATCAAACCCGCGGACCTCCACCGGCAGCCCGGCTGGACGAACTGGTTCGCTCTGTGAGGACGTGCCTGTCATGAGGAATCCCGCCGACGTGCCGGCGCTCGCCCCGGCGCCCGTGCCCACCGTGGATCTGGAGGCCGAGGCGGACCTCGCCCGCTGTGGCGCGCTCAAGGACCACTGGTACGTGGCGTGCCTGTCCTCGGAGCTCACCCGGCGCGCGCCCCTGGCGCGGACGTTCTTCGGCACGAACGTGGTGCTCTTCCGGGACGAGCGCGGCCAGCCCGTGGCCCTGCGCGACCGGTGCCTGCACCGCAACGCGCGCCTGTCCGCCGGGGCCGTGTTCGACGGCCGCCTGGGCTGCCCGTACCACGGCTGGGTGTATGACGGCTCGGGCGCGGTGGTGGAGGTGCCCAGCCTGGGCCCGTCCCAGTGCGGCGAGTCGCTCGACGCCCGGGGCCATGCGCGCGCGGGGCTCCAGGTGCGGCCGTGCGACCTGGGCCGGCTCCAGCGCTTCGACACCCTGGAGCAGGACGGCCTGGTCTTCGTCTTCCCGGGCGGCGACTCCCAGCGTGCCCGCCGGCCCGCCTTCCGGGTGCCGTTCTGGGGCCAGCCCGAGTGGAGCGTCTACTTCATGGTGACGCGCTTTCCCAACGGGGTGACCAACCTGGTGGAGAACTTCATGGACGTGCCGCACACGGTCTTCGTCCATGCCGGGTGGTTTCGCGACACGGCGCGCAAGCGCGTGCCCGCCACGGTGAAGCGCTCGGAGGGCCGTGTGCTCGTCACCTACAAGCAGGCGCAGGACACGGTGTCGGGCCTGGGCCGCCTCTTCAACCCGAGCGGCATGCCCATGGTGCACACGGACCACTTCATCTCGCCCAACGTCACGCGCGTGGACTACCTCTGGGGCGAGCGCAGCGGCTTCGTCATCAACTCGCAGATCACGCCCATCGGGCCGATGGACAGCCTCGTCTACACGGCCATCAGCTACCGGCTGCCGTATGATCTGCCGCGCTCGCTCGTGGGCCACGCGCTCCAGCCGCTGGTGCGCTGGTACACCACGCAGGTCATCACCCAGGACGTGGACATCATGCGGGTGCAGCGCGAGGGCCTGCTCAACGGTCCGGGCGGGGGCGTGTTCTCGGGAACCGAGGCGGACCTCCTGCACTCGGACATCGAGGCGTACCGCCGCTGGCTCCGGGAGGGGGGGCAGGGAGCGGGCCCCCCGGACGCGGAGCGGGACATCGCCTTCTGGATCTAGAAGGGGGCGTCCATGAGGAACGTGGCGTCGTCCTCGTAGATGAGGCCCGCGCCGCCTTCCACGAAGAGGTCGCCATCGTCCTGGCGCAGGAAGGAGCCGGGGTAGGCGCAGGACTCGAAGCTCAGCTCGTAGGCGTCCGCCAGGCCGGGCCGGGGGCAGAACGTCGCGTCCTCGGCGAACGTGAGGCCGGGCGCCGCGGCGTCCAGGAAGACCTCGCCGCCGTCGTCGTTGAGGTAGTGGCCCGGGTAGTTGGCGGACTCGAACGAGATGCAGCGGTTGTCGGCCAGGCCCGGGACAATGCGGAACGTGGCGTTGTCACCGTCGAGCGCGGAGTACACGGGGGCGACGATGCCGCGGCCCTGGTAGTGGCGGATGTACTCGTTGGGGTAGGAGAAGGAGGCGAAGGAGTAGTAGCCGCCGCGCTCCGCCGTCAGCCCGACGAGGCCCGAGTTGCCCACGCCCTGGAGCGAGGGGCAGCCCGCGTAGACCGGCGTGTCGACCAGGTTGTTCCGCGGGGTGTGTCCCCCCTCGATGATGCAGCCCGGGAGGGCGGCGACGGAAGCGAACAGGGACACCGTGCGGAGGATGCGCGAGGAGAAGAGGGAGGCCATGGGGCGGGTTCCTTCGTGCTGCGTAGTTGTTCCTCAAGACGAGGGCTTCCCGGAATTATTCAAGGTCGTGCGAGCGGAGGCCAGCCGGGCTGGCAATGTGCCTGGGCGACTCTGGCGTCTTGCCAGGATGGACGCTCGGCTGGCGCCGCGCCCCGAGGACGGCGAGGCCGGGCATGGGCCTTGCTCCCGGGGGCCGTACCCCGATGGACGCCCAGGGAGCGGTCCCTGGTTCCGCTCCCGGTGAGGAGTCTCGTGGCGATGAAGGCGTGGGTCGCGGTCATGGTGCTCGGAGTGGGTCCGCTGGTGGGATGTGGGCCTTCCAAGGAAGTCATCCGGGCGCGGGCGGAGGTCCGGGAGGCCCGCACGGAGACGGAAGAGGCGCGCGGGGAGCTCAAGGCCCTGCGCACGGAGAACGCCACGCTCAAGGGCCGCGTCAAGGACCTGCGGGCGGAGGTGGAGTCGGCCCTGCAGGAGCGTGACGAGGCGCGGCGCGAGGCCGCCGAGAAGGCCGCGCCCGCCGCGCCCGCCAAGAAGCCCGGCCGCAAGTAGGGGGCCTGGCGCGTCGGGGGAGGGGGTTTGGGTTACAAGCGGCGGGTGCCTCCGCCTCCCTCTCCCTCCGATGCCCCCACCGGTGTCCGCCAGCGCCTGCTGTCCATCTTCGGCGGCTCGGTGGGCAACCTCATCGAGTGGTTCGACTTCTACATCTACTCGGCCTTCTCGCCGTACTTCGCGCGCTCGTTCTTCCCCAACGACAACCCCCTGGTCGAGCAGCTCAACACGGCGGGGGTCTTCGCGCTCGGCTTCCTCATCCGCCCCATCGGCGGCTGGCTCATGGGCATGTACGCGGACGTGCGCGGGCGCCGCGCCGCGCTGACGCTGTCCGTGTCGCTCATGTGCCTGGGCTCGCTCGTCATCGCGCTGTGTCCCACCTATGCCCAGGTGGGCCTGCTGGCGCCCGCGGTGCTCATCCTCGCGCGGCTGCTGCAGGGCCTGTCGCTCGGCGGGGAGTATGGCACCAGCGCCACCTATCTCACCGAGGTGGCCACCTCGCGCCACCGGGGCTTCTACAGCTCCTTCCAGTACGTCACGCTCATCATGGGGCAGTTGCTCGCCACGCTGACCTTGCTGGTGCTGCAGCGGCTGGTGCTCACCGAGGCGCAGCTGGTGGCCTGGGGCTGGCGCCTGCCCTTCCTCCTGGGCGCGGGCCTGGCGGTGTTCGGCTTCTACATGCGGCGCAACATGGTGGAGACGGAGGCCTTCCGGCGCGAGGCGGCCCGGGGCCCGGTGCCCAACCCCATGCGCGAGCTCCTGCGCCACCCGCGGGAGATCGCCCTGGTGGTGGGCCTCACCATGGGCGGCACGCTCGCCTTCTACACGTACACCGTCTACATGCCGAAGTTCCTGGTGGGCACCGTGGGGCTCTCGCGCGGCGAGGCCACGCTCATCTCCGCGGGCTCCCTGTTCCTCTACATGCTCCTGCAGCCGGTGCTGGGCTTCGTCTCGGACAAGGTGGGCCGCCGGCCGGTGCTCCTGGGCTTTGGCGTCCTGGGCACGCTCTTCACCGTGCCCCTGCTCACGGCGCTCATGCACACGCGCGATGCCTTCACCGCCTTCCTGCTGGTGATGGCGGCGCTCGTCATCGTCTCCGGCTACACCTCCATCAACGCGGTGGTGAAGGCGGAGCTGTTCCCCG includes:
- a CDS encoding GH3 family domain-containing protein, which codes for MIVSGLMAAQAWSALRFHRALARPERAQAGCLARVLDAVSGSAQAARVPGFSRVRTAREFQDAFPLTTPDSVLADIEALKGGASRVLTREPVVRFEPSGGSSGASKFIPMTRGLSREFHEGLAPMLFDMFATRPGVRAGPSYWSISPIGRKQGRTAGGTPVGSVEDSAYFPRPLQPLLARVFAVPGAVAHLPDVESCRYVTLWFLVARGDLALLSVWNPSFLTLLMDALERHGERLAEDLARGFCRPPGAEREEVRAALARMRFSPHPERARVLREALRADVRGPVLWPRLALLSMWTEAQAERAVAPACRHFPGVEVQGKGLLATEGIVTLPLVSAPAPVLAVRSHFFEFLDPAHPEARPRLAHELEQGREYAVVLSTSGGLVRYQLGDRVRVEGFHQATPCLRFLGRADAVCDLVGEKLSSSRVSHVLATTLPALLGQRPAFAMMAPEWEPPAAPPEYRLFLDTDAPPARLEEAAHALERVLCEGFHYRYARELGQLGPLRVLRVSGGARRYEARCIALGQRAGDIKPADLHRQPGWTNWFAL
- a CDS encoding aromatic ring-hydroxylating oxygenase subunit alpha, yielding MRNPADVPALAPAPVPTVDLEAEADLARCGALKDHWYVACLSSELTRRAPLARTFFGTNVVLFRDERGQPVALRDRCLHRNARLSAGAVFDGRLGCPYHGWVYDGSGAVVEVPSLGPSQCGESLDARGHARAGLQVRPCDLGRLQRFDTLEQDGLVFVFPGGDSQRARRPAFRVPFWGQPEWSVYFMVTRFPNGVTNLVENFMDVPHTVFVHAGWFRDTARKRVPATVKRSEGRVLVTYKQAQDTVSGLGRLFNPSGMPMVHTDHFISPNVTRVDYLWGERSGFVINSQITPIGPMDSLVYTAISYRLPYDLPRSLVGHALQPLVRWYTTQVITQDVDIMRVQREGLLNGPGGGVFSGTEADLLHSDIEAYRRWLREGGQGAGPPDAERDIAFWI
- a CDS encoding AbfB domain-containing protein, yielding MASLFSSRILRTVSLFASVAALPGCIIEGGHTPRNNLVDTPVYAGCPSLQGVGNSGLVGLTAERGGYYSFASFSYPNEYIRHYQGRGIVAPVYSALDGDNATFRIVPGLADNRCISFESANYPGHYLNDDGGEVFLDAAAPGLTFAEDATFCPRPGLADAYELSFESCAYPGSFLRQDDGDLFVEGGAGLIYEDDATFLMDAPF
- a CDS encoding MFS transporter, with translation MGYKRRVPPPPSPSDAPTGVRQRLLSIFGGSVGNLIEWFDFYIYSAFSPYFARSFFPNDNPLVEQLNTAGVFALGFLIRPIGGWLMGMYADVRGRRAALTLSVSLMCLGSLVIALCPTYAQVGLLAPAVLILARLLQGLSLGGEYGTSATYLTEVATSRHRGFYSSFQYVTLIMGQLLATLTLLVLQRLVLTEAQLVAWGWRLPFLLGAGLAVFGFYMRRNMVETEAFRREAARGPVPNPMRELLRHPREIALVVGLTMGGTLAFYTYTVYMPKFLVGTVGLSRGEATLISAGSLFLYMLLQPVLGFVSDKVGRRPVLLGFGVLGTLFTVPLLTALMHTRDAFTAFLLVMAALVIVSGYTSINAVVKAELFPANVRALGVGLPYALTVSVFGGTAEYVGTRLKVAGHETWFFWYVTGCIFCSLLVYAFMRDTSRQHRFAPEDA